The Candidatus Zixiibacteriota bacterium genome includes the window AGGGCAAGAACCTGCCTTACAAGAGCCCCACGTTCGCTGGCATGCTTGCAGCAATACCTGGTCTCGGATACCTGTATGACGGTTATCCCAAAACTGCCCTCTCTTCATTCATTGTAAATGGTTTGTTCTTTTGGGGAACTTATCAAGCATTTGATAATAGAGATTACGGCCTGGGCGCATTGATGGGTATATTTTCATTCGGTTGGTACACAGGGAACATATACGGTTCAGTAATTTCAGCCAGTAGAAGAAATGTCAAATTGGAAAGGGATATACTGTCGCGGTTTAATATAGGCTTTGTGTTTTAGTCAGCTCCGTGCACTGTATGACTGTGATCCGCTAACGTCGTTTAAGGGAGGTATCATGTTTGCTATCTGTGAAGCAAGACCCAGGATCTTTCGTGTGACCGCACTTTTTGTGATGCTCTCATTCTTTTGGATCACAATTGGCGCAGATATGGCATTGGCTCAGCAAGAAGTTACTGTTCCTGCTGGTACAGTAGTTTCGTTCACGACATCAGAGGTGATATCACCGAAAGTGCTACACGTTGGAGATCGTGTAAACTTGAGAGTAACATATGATGTTATTGTTGATGATATTGTTGTTATCAAGGCTGGAACTAAAGCAGTTGCGGAAGTTACGGAGTCCACAACCAGCGGCGCAGTCGGCAAACCAGCAAAGATAGGTATTTCTATCAAGAGGGTCGAGGCTGTCGATGGTAGTACGGTACCGCTTTATGGTACGAGATTAGCCGAAGGCGAAAGCAAGGTAGGTACTGCAGTAATAGTCACAATACTCTGTTGCGTACTTGGCCTGCTAATTAAAGGTGGTACTGCTGAGCTGCCCGCCGGTACTGAGATTCAGACGGAGACTGCTGGAACAGTAAAAGTCACTGTAGAATAGGCACACGAATAGGCGATGGTTGTTCACTTGATTTCACTCTCTTGACAAGGGCAAGTTTCAGTGACCAGCTTTCCAAAATCGTTCAGATTCTACATTTGTAAGTTCCATCATAAGATATCGATGATGTAGCGTACTTGATATCTTACACGTTTTCTGGAGGACAGGAGGCTTGTGCTGAATGCCTCTTACCGTAGCGCAGCATGTGATCACCTTATGAATGAGCCTGAAATGGCAAGTCATTGGAGCTTATAGAACACATTTTTAAAAGCGGAGGAACTGCAGATGAATCTAAAGGACATTGGTATCACCATTAATCAGATAATACGATACGGGTACGGCGGCTTTTTGTTCTTCCTCTTGTGCGCCATTGTTCATCCTGAGGCGTCCAAATCAGTGAGAGAGTCTCTCGGTGATGTTCTCTGTGTAGTGATAGGTTTCTCAATCGGCTCGGCAATCTATATTGCCAACCGTCCAGTTTTGGGCGATTTGGTATTCTGGAATCTCTTTGAGATGATCCACAGATGGCGTCAGAGCAGATCGGTTCGTGAGATCGATAGCATCGAAAGAGGGTTTACCTGCAAGCGAAATCTACTTGAAAGAAGGTACAATGTCCGAAGAAAGGATGCCGAAAACGCTTATCGACTCCTGAGAGACAAATGTTACCCTGAGGATATGAGAGGACGATTCTTCGCACAGCACACTGAGATTCATGTACTCTATGTCTCATTCACTGTGCTGTTCGGGTTCTTCCTGCATTTACTGTGTTGTCACATATTCTACAACAGAGCTGACTGGAGCTACACAATAGCATTTCTTGTGCTTTCAGTTTTGAGTGTCACATTTGCAATGGTCGAAGACATACGAGTATGTGAGATGGAATGTGCGCATCTTCTTACACTTGATGATGATGAAATCAGACAGATGGTGCAGCGAGCTGAGTTCATCAATTACGACAAGTCCTGACATCTCAATCTGCGTGCTGTGGCCAAAGTGACAACTACTGGATTGTCCAGAAAATCACTCCAATTTCCGAGAGGGTGGTACTTATACTCGTGCCTCGAAGAATACGCTACTGGGTGGATGGCGGGGTAGGCCACTCCACACCGGTACTTTGACTGAACTTGTGCAACCCAACCATAATCGAATTCATGTCTATACGCTCCGCTTTGTTGAATTCGGCTGGATAGGCTTCGGAGGCAGGGAGATACTCCAAAGAACTGAGTTCTGCCATTATTGGCTCTGGGATACGATCCATCGGCGAAAGGTGCATCAATGGACAGGATATACCTACGGTTGCCGATGTTTGGGCTCATAGAGCATGACTTGACGGCGCTGTAAGAGATCATTCTCGGCATTGATCTCTTGAGTCCGATATTGTTGTGGATGGAGAATGAAAGAGTGTCTCATGAAACCGATCCTGTCATTGCTATTACAACTCTCGGGCTTGAGGTTGCGCAAAGAACCGCAATCAACGACCGCTGCCCTGCATCCGGGGCGGGCGGGACGTCTGTCGCCCAGAGATTCGAGCACAAGAAAAGCCCGGCGAGTGGAAATCTCGCAGGGCTTCGAAATTTGGTGGAGCCGAGGGGGCTCGAACCCCTGACCTCTTGACTGCCAGTCAAGCGTTCTCCCAGCTGAACTACGGCCCCACAACGCGACGCAATATAGTATCAGCTTCGGCTCTGTCAAGGGATTAATTGGAGCTGACAATCTCTCGCGATCCGCAAGATGCAGACTGACAAGCTGATATCTCTCACATGCTTAGAAAGCCGCCAAAATAGCCTGCAGTGACTGTGAACTAATGTTGAACTTCGCAGGACAGTGCGGGTAAGAATGTTGTGGCATCAGACCTTCATTTAGGTTATCATGTGCCGATATTTGATGTAACAGTAAGGGAGAAAACATGATGAGTACAATGCAACCGTCACGCACATTCGCTCTGATAGTCCTTGCGATTCTGCTTCTGACTTCCGGATCGACTCTGGCTGACGACAAAGTCCCCGGCAAGATTCTCTTTGAGAACGTCTATTTCCCGCAGCTAATCGAATCGGGTCAAAAAGTCGCGTATTTCAAGGCGATCATCAAAGACAGTACATCGATTAGCCGTCTCTGCATCGGTGATCTCAAGACCGGGAAAGAGACAATACTGTTCAAGGATATTGACTTCAATATCGACAAGACGCAGGCCTTCTGCATAACTCCGGATAACAAGTATGCGGCGCTCGTAGACAAAAGACTCACAATGTGCGATATCTGGCTGCATGATCTTAGTGACGAATATGCCGAACCGATTCGTGTGACTAATCTCGAGAAATTCGACCCCGGCTATTCTGCAGACGATGTGATGGCGATGGGAATGAACCCGAAAAACGTTCTCGATGTGAGACAGCTTGATATCTCGCCGGATGGCAAGAAGTACGCGTACACCTTCGGAGTTCTCGGCAAGTCCGCAGTCTGGATGTACGAAATCGACAGAGATCACTATCGTCAAATGACGCCTGATCGTCAGGGCTACCTGCCGAAGTGGTTCCCCGACTCAGAGAGATTTGTCTATGTCAAGGGCGACTCGCTCTCAGGAGTGTGGAGTGAGGACATGTTTATTATGGATGTCCGCACCAATAAGTCGACACCGCTTGTGGCTAGCGAGAAGAGCGAAGGTTGGGCTACTCCATCTCGTGATGGCAAGTATGTCGCCTATCTTGAGAATTCCGAAGGCGTCTGGAATCCATGCGTAGTGAGGGTCTCAGATGGAAAGACCATCCGCCTGGTCACGCTTCCCTTCGGTAAGAGTTGTGGATCGGCAATCTGGAGCGGCGATGGTACGAGCGTTTATGTGGTCATGAGCGGCTTTGATGAGGCGTTTTCCTATCTGGTTGAACTTCCGTTCGATTCCAAGATGCTGGACTAATTCAGGAGAATTTGTTTTTGTTGACTTAGACCTGCTCCGAGGATAGTTGTAAGGTTGAGAATTCGCCCAATGGGCAGATGTCATACAGGGAGGTAGAATGCCCGATCTCGCAAGATCTTTTACTTACATGTTCGAGGATAAAGCGTGGCTTTCGAAAGTGCTGGTCGGCGCTGCGTTCGTGCTGTTGTCGCCACTTATCATAGGTGCGCTGTTTCTCGGTGGGTACTTAGTCGAGGTCATCAAACGATCATACGAGGATCATGAGGTGCCGCTGCCGGAATGGGATAATTTCGGCGACATGATTGGAAAAGGGCTGATCATGCTGATCATCACCGTCGTGCTCTATATCCCCGCCATCATCATTAACTTTCTGCCGTGTACGCAGTTGCTGGTGTTCGCATACACGATTCTCGCGATGCTGGTGGCTCCGCTGTTCTACGCACGCTACGCGGTAACTGGGGATCTTAACGCAGTTTTCGCATTCAGCGAGATAATCGATCTTCTTAAAGACAATATCGCGAATCTTGCGGCTGTACTGATCATGTGGATCATCTTCGGGGTCATTGCGTCTCTCGGGGTGCTTGCACTCGGAATCGGTGTGTTATTCACGATGTTCTATGCCAATCTCGGTCTCTGTTTCCTGTTCGGCAAAGTCTATCAGGAGGCGATGAAGAAGAAAGAGGCATCAGGCGTCGGAGGTGAGCCGGGATCTGTTGGATAAACGCTGATGGAGTATCCATTCGCATTCATATCGAAGGCGGCCGGTGATCTCGGCCGCCTTTTCTGCA containing:
- a CDS encoding DUF4013 domain-containing protein — translated: MPDLARSFTYMFEDKAWLSKVLVGAAFVLLSPLIIGALFLGGYLVEVIKRSYEDHEVPLPEWDNFGDMIGKGLIMLIITVVLYIPAIIINFLPCTQLLVFAYTILAMLVAPLFYARYAVTGDLNAVFAFSEIIDLLKDNIANLAAVLIMWIIFGVIASLGVLALGIGVLFTMFYANLGLCFLFGKVYQEAMKKKEASGVGGEPGSVG